The proteins below come from a single Panulirus ornatus isolate Po-2019 chromosome 50, ASM3632096v1, whole genome shotgun sequence genomic window:
- the LOC139764572 gene encoding mitochondrial glutamate carrier 1-like produces the protein MGDQPKFKLLPKILNGGIAGIVGVTCVFPLDLVKTRLQNQQIGPNGERMYNSMLDCFKKTYRVEGYFGMYRGSGVNILLITPEKAIKLTANDFFRHHLTTKNGKLPIHREMMAGGLAGLCQIVVTTPMELLKIQLQDAGRVAAQAMASGQTANIPKISATSITLNLLREKGIVGLYRGTAATMLRDVSFSIVYFPLFAHLNSLGPRKSDGSGEAVFWCSFLAGCTSGSLAALAVNPFDVVKTRLQLISKGANETQYKGILDAIIQILKNEGPRAFFKGGACRMIVIAPLFGIAQMVYYFGVGEAILGYKK, from the exons ATTATTGCCTAAAATCCTGAATGGAGGAATTGCTGGGATAGTGGGAGTGACTTGTGTGTTTCCCCTTGACTTAGTGAAGACTCGACTTCAGAACCAGCAAATTGGCCCAAATGGTGAACGCATGTATAATTCAAT GCTTGATTGCTTCAAGAAGACATATCGTGTCGAAGGTTACTTTGGCATGTACCGAGGATCTGGTGTCAACATTTTGCTCATCACCCCAGAGAAGGCCATTAAGCTCACTGCAAATGACTTCTTTCGTCACCATCTAActacaaaaaatgg TAAGCTTCCCATACATCGTGAGATGATGGCTGGTGGATTGGCTGGTTTGTGCCAGATTGTTGTGACTACTCCGATGGAACTTTTAAAGATCCAGTTACAAGATGCTGGTCGTGTTGCAGCACAGGCAATGGCCA GTGGTCAGACAGCAAACATTCCAAAAATCTCTGCAACATCAATCACCCTAAATCTGCTTCGTGAGAAGGGTATTGTGGGCTTATACCGTGGGACGGCAGCCACTATGTTACGTGATGTCTCATTTTCCATAGTTTATTTTCCACTCTTCGCACATCTGAACTCTTTAGGACCACGCAAGAGTGATGGCTCAG GAGAGGCAGTGTTTTGGTGTTCATTCCTGGCTGGTTGTACATCAGGATCATTGGCAGCATTAGCTGTTAACCCATTTGATGTAGTAAAAACGAGATTGCAGCTCATATCCAAAGGTGCTAATGAAACTCAGTATAAGGGTATCTTGGATGCTATTAT ACAAATTCTCAAGAATGAGGGACCCAGAGCATTCTTCAAAGGTGGAGCATGCAGAATGATTGTCATTGCCCCTCTGTTTGGTATAGCCCAGATGGTGTACTACTTTGGGGTTGGAGAGGCTATTCTAGGGTATAAAAAGTGA
- the LOC139764717 gene encoding uncharacterized protein produces the protein MSACSTGSLGSIVSASSVGSDHLILHEQRVLQHPYEGSWSYSILMRAVDPARAAGPAELPDSSLEDLGKPSAMTLDISTSFGRGKSNRAMPVVKENNWVNTFGMFPARRTLRQSVTIYIGWVAVHTLDTVHPSSSSEESRAQGLLNGIKMKAILSALCVLVLSFLTTAIPEASQDEKTFWNISWPDLDHDHGHNCSIGGIFSIPEDMCKGFHVCGFNFTTKAMEHQFISCDEGKIFNTTSCVPEDEYICPHY, from the exons ATGTCAGCTTGTTCTACAGGGTCACTTGGGTCTATAGTGTCAGCTAGTTCCGTGGGATCG GATCACCTGATCCTACATGAACAGCGGGTTCTACAGCATCCTTATGAGGGCAGCTGGTCCTATAGCATCCTTATGAGGGCAGTTGATCCTGCAAGGGCAGCTGGTCCTGCAGAATTACCTGACTCCTCTCTGGAGGATTTAGGTAAACCTTCTGCCATGACTCTTGACATCTCCACATCATTTGGTAGG GGTAAGAGCAACCGGGCGATGCCTGTCGTAAAAGAGAACAACTGGGTAAATACATTCGGCATGTTCCCCGCGCGGCGAACTCTGCGCCAATCCGTCACTATATATATTGGCTGGGTAGCCGTCCACACCTTAGACACAGtccacccatcatcatcctccgAAGAATCTCGAGCACAAGGATTACTCAACGGAATCAAGATGAAAGCTATCTTGTCTGCTCTGTGTGTGCTAGTGTTGTCATTCCTCACGACAGCCATACCAGAGGCGAGCCAGGACGAAAAGACGTTCTGGAACATATCCTGGCCAGACCTGGACCACGACCACGGACATAACTGCTCGATTGGCGGAATCTTTAGCATCCCTG AGGACATGTGCAAAGGGTTCCATGTGTGCGGATTCAATTTCACGACAAAGGCCATGGAGCACCAGTTCATCAGTTGTGACGAGGGAAAGATCTTCAATACAACCTCCT GTGTACCAGAGGACGAatacatatgtccacactatTGA